One genomic window of Candidatus Binatia bacterium includes the following:
- a CDS encoding cache domain-containing protein, which produces LKGKQVAREYIAAAMKDGSAWVEYYWYKPGHNTPARKLAYVRKVQSEQDIYIVGSGVYME; this is translated from the coding sequence ATCTGAAGGGGAAGCAGGTGGCCCGGGAGTACATTGCCGCGGCCATGAAGGATGGCAGCGCCTGGGTGGAATACTATTGGTACAAGCCCGGACATAATACGCCTGCCCGTAAGCTTGCCTACGTGCGGAAGGTCCAATCAGAACAGGATATTTATATCGTCGGGTCGGGCGTCTACATGGAATAG